From the genome of Lentilactobacillus buchneri, one region includes:
- the rny gene encoding ribonuclease Y, giving the protein MLLIIILGILAAIVGVACGMQLQKRHFQQEIQNAKATAEKLLNNANEDAKKQSAKIIADGKQQTIDYQDSIEEELDSYQADNVTRQTRIQQRETGLKQTESRLDQLHSKLADESHEINQQKAEIEQLHHTANDLSQERLKTLQERGSISLAEAKQQILDELKTALKREKDIELKYQDDEAQVNAPKMAKILADDAIQRGPVDMPREHIEHSVQINDNNTKQKLIGREASNIRYIESLTGTDLVFDPDDPHLLHVVTQDPLRREVAKTVITNLAVTKQINPQSIEHQVESAQLDLMNELRRTGEKVVGSLHIGWMHPDLLKIVGRLKYRTSYGQNVLNHSIEVADISGMLAAELGLNVKIAKRAGLLHDIGKAIDREVDGTHVELGVKIAETYGEDPQVINSIASHHGDVEVTTPIAHLVAAGDSISGGRPGARSESVEEYVNRLKNLERIASSKQGVKESYAIQAGREIRIVVDPKKLDDQQNQQLANEVKDEIENELTYPGKIKVTSIRDFKAVAYVGAEKKKVHKRLKKA; this is encoded by the coding sequence TTGTTACTAATCATAATTCTAGGAATTTTGGCGGCCATCGTGGGTGTTGCATGCGGCATGCAGCTGCAAAAGCGTCACTTCCAGCAGGAGATTCAAAATGCGAAAGCCACTGCTGAAAAGCTGTTGAACAACGCCAATGAAGACGCCAAGAAACAATCTGCCAAGATTATTGCCGATGGCAAGCAACAAACCATTGACTACCAGGATTCAATTGAAGAAGAACTTGACAGCTACCAAGCCGATAACGTCACCCGACAGACCAGAATCCAACAACGGGAAACCGGTTTGAAGCAAACCGAATCTCGTCTGGATCAGCTGCATTCAAAGCTGGCTGACGAAAGTCATGAAATTAATCAGCAAAAAGCTGAAATTGAACAGCTTCACCACACCGCAAATGATTTGTCCCAGGAACGATTAAAAACGTTGCAGGAGCGCGGTTCAATCAGTTTAGCCGAGGCTAAACAACAAATTCTCGATGAATTGAAGACGGCGTTGAAGCGTGAAAAAGATATTGAATTGAAATATCAAGATGACGAAGCACAGGTCAACGCGCCAAAGATGGCCAAAATTTTGGCTGACGACGCCATCCAACGCGGACCCGTCGACATGCCGCGTGAACACATTGAGCATTCAGTGCAAATTAACGACAACAATACTAAGCAGAAGTTAATTGGTCGCGAGGCCTCTAATATTCGCTACATCGAAAGTTTGACGGGTACCGATTTGGTGTTTGATCCAGATGATCCGCATTTGTTACACGTGGTCACCCAGGATCCACTGAGAAGAGAAGTTGCCAAGACGGTGATTACCAACTTGGCGGTCACTAAGCAGATTAATCCGCAATCAATTGAGCACCAGGTTGAGAGCGCTCAATTGGATTTGATGAACGAGCTCCGGCGCACCGGTGAAAAAGTGGTTGGTTCGCTTCACATCGGCTGGATGCACCCGGATCTGTTAAAGATTGTTGGTCGACTGAAGTATCGGACCAGTTATGGTCAAAACGTTTTGAATCACTCGATTGAAGTCGCTGATATTTCAGGGATGCTGGCTGCCGAATTGGGCTTGAACGTCAAGATTGCCAAGCGGGCCGGCTTACTCCATGATATTGGTAAGGCAATTGATAGAGAAGTGGACGGCACTCACGTTGAGTTGGGTGTTAAGATTGCCGAAACCTATGGTGAGGACCCACAAGTCATCAATTCCATCGCCTCTCACCATGGGGATGTTGAAGTAACAACGCCAATCGCTCATCTGGTTGCGGCTGGAGATTCAATTTCCGGTGGGCGCCCAGGTGCTCGAAGCGAGTCTGTTGAAGAGTATGTCAACCGACTCAAAAATCTGGAACGCATTGCCAGCTCCAAGCAGGGTGTCAAAGAAAGTTATGCCATCCAAGCGGGCCGGGAAATCCGGATTGTGGTTGATCCAAAGAAACTGGACGATCAACAGAACCAACAGTTGGCTAATGAAGTTAAGGATGAGATTGAAAATGAGTTAACTTATCCAGGTAAGATCAAAGTTACCTCGATCCGTGACTTTAAAGCGGTGGCTTATGTTGGCGCTGAGAAGAAAAAAGTGCATAAACGATTGAAGAAAGCATAA
- a CDS encoding methylated-DNA--[protein]-cysteine S-methyltransferase has product MKKLYWESIEVNNQKFFFTVTEKGLNFVSSPGKYLSELFDFYPDRYDDQFMYDDSVTADYLSEFTDYFDQKRQDFDLPLDLENIGTDLQHQVWAEIQKIPYGQTVTYKQLAENIGKPKAIRPVAHAVAMNPDLIVIPCHRVVRSSGDIGEYRGGKETKKALLELEKKPIEKHALISKLPLPKLSQLGKSDL; this is encoded by the coding sequence ATGAAAAAATTGTATTGGGAAAGCATCGAAGTGAATAATCAAAAATTCTTCTTCACAGTCACTGAAAAAGGGTTGAACTTTGTTTCCAGCCCCGGTAAGTACTTGTCTGAACTTTTTGATTTTTACCCCGATCGTTATGATGACCAATTTATGTACGACGATTCGGTGACCGCTGATTATTTATCTGAATTTACCGATTACTTTGATCAAAAGCGTCAAGACTTTGATTTGCCGCTGGATTTGGAGAATATCGGCACCGATTTGCAGCACCAGGTCTGGGCAGAAATTCAAAAGATCCCATATGGGCAGACAGTCACATACAAGCAGTTGGCTGAAAATATTGGTAAACCCAAGGCAATCCGGCCGGTGGCTCACGCCGTGGCTATGAATCCGGATTTGATCGTGATTCCGTGTCATCGGGTGGTACGCAGCAGCGGCGACATCGGCGAGTACCGTGGCGGTAAAGAAACTAAAAAAGCCCTTCTCGAGTTGGAGAAGAAGCCGATTGAAAAGCATGCTTTGATTAGCAAGTTACCGTTGCCTAAGCTTAGTCAACTAGGTAAATCTGATCTTTAA
- a CDS encoding helix-turn-helix domain-containing protein produces MFPERLRALRKGQQLTLEELARAINKDSPTDKEHESTGSQIGNWERGIRTPNYIEIQRLAKFFDVTMDYLTGLSENNTYDLARLFISDKTLQFNGQDLSSKDRYEIYQLISGYVHGRSNAPHDQGPRTEQGELDL; encoded by the coding sequence ATGTTTCCAGAAAGATTACGAGCATTAAGAAAAGGCCAACAATTAACTTTGGAAGAACTAGCCCGCGCGATCAACAAAGATTCCCCGACTGATAAGGAGCATGAAAGTACCGGCTCTCAAATCGGTAACTGGGAACGTGGCATCAGAACGCCCAACTACATCGAAATCCAGCGCCTCGCCAAGTTCTTCGACGTCACCATGGATTATTTGACAGGGTTATCTGAAAATAATACCTATGACTTGGCGCGACTATTTATTTCAGATAAAACCTTGCAATTTAATGGTCAAGATTTGAGTTCCAAGGACCGATATGAAATCTATCAGTTAATCTCAGGTTACGTCCACGGAAGAAGCAATGCCCCGCACGATCAAGGACCGCGGACGGAACAAGGAGAATTAGATCTTTAA
- a CDS encoding alpha/beta hydrolase encodes MKRKTKVFIGLASAVVIICGGLFGAGMYFYNVAVVPAPKSFLSKTEPIKPGNSRYPAYKWYQGADKQHWFEMSATRHLKLDANYISADKATKKTIIIAHGFMSNKNRMFDYAYLFHNLGYNVLLPDARGHGDSQGNYIGYGWPDRLDYVKWVKKVIHHTGQKSEIAIFGTSMGGATTMMVSGVKGLPTQVKAFIEDCGYTDVYSEIAYQAKEMYHLPKFPLVDIVSGINHMKNGYSFKKASALNQVAKNKRLMLFIHGAKDQFVPTKMVYPLYRADKGPKQLLIVPGAAHSRSFSTHPKLYTDTVKKFLNRYLN; translated from the coding sequence ATGAAACGAAAAACAAAAGTTTTTATTGGATTGGCTTCTGCAGTTGTGATCATCTGTGGTGGTCTATTTGGTGCCGGGATGTATTTTTACAATGTTGCCGTGGTACCGGCTCCCAAATCATTTTTAAGCAAGACTGAGCCAATCAAGCCCGGCAACTCGCGCTATCCGGCCTACAAATGGTATCAGGGTGCTGACAAGCAGCATTGGTTTGAAATGTCTGCTACTCGGCACCTTAAATTAGATGCCAATTACATATCAGCTGACAAGGCCACCAAGAAGACCATCATTATTGCTCATGGCTTCATGTCCAACAAGAACCGCATGTTCGACTATGCCTACCTGTTCCACAACCTGGGCTACAACGTCTTATTACCGGACGCCCGCGGTCACGGCGACAGTCAAGGAAACTATATCGGCTATGGCTGGCCGGATCGCTTGGACTACGTTAAATGGGTCAAAAAGGTCATCCACCACACCGGTCAAAAGTCTGAAATTGCGATTTTTGGAACCAGCATGGGTGGTGCGACGACGATGATGGTCAGTGGAGTCAAAGGCCTGCCCACTCAAGTTAAAGCGTTTATTGAAGACTGTGGCTACACGGATGTCTATTCCGAGATTGCCTACCAGGCCAAGGAAATGTATCATCTACCCAAATTCCCGTTGGTCGACATTGTGAGCGGGATTAATCACATGAAAAATGGTTATTCGTTCAAAAAAGCCAGCGCTTTGAATCAAGTTGCGAAGAACAAACGGCTGATGTTGTTTATTCATGGTGCCAAAGACCAATTTGTCCCGACCAAAATGGTTTACCCACTGTATCGGGCTGACAAGGGGCCAAAGCAGCTGCTGATCGTTCCGGGAGCCGCTCATTCACGTTCATTTAGTACCCACCCGAAACTCTATACGGATACCGTCAAAAAGTTTTTGAATCGCTATTTGAACTAA
- a CDS encoding DUF2252 domain-containing protein, with protein sequence MADTSKTFTRTTTGLHYDLSKININKSIHELIDDGKKIRDRISFDQLGKFVPVKRNVVEGISHVEEKMIGDLMPLRHKRLAASAFAFFRGTDELMAFDLSKQTSTNIPVVISGDAHLGNFGFYASPERKLLFDLNDFDESTIGSWDWDLRRLLVSIVLQGEQLGLASDQINEIMQGAVETYQQILSQCFDDHSAMERYYFSTEVESFLQSEDSDHKLPKVWRKIRDSAEQRNSDKVVKKFTTLDSRGHLVFKENAPRTVHVSDRRFNEIREHLRSYTRSVSPDVTVLLSQFHISDIVRHSVGVGSFGTRCYLVLLTAIDGSHLVLQIKEALQTRRFRGFDVTTPFSQSKPDNGERIVTCQQILQRASDPLLGFYHNDDTGRSFYVRQFWDMKESINLDKLDADDFATYAKICGLLLARGHAQSPTAAIVHGYVGTKKKLVSALINWANEYSKQVHEDYQEFLDSLDADETRE encoded by the coding sequence ATGGCAGACACCAGCAAGACTTTTACCCGAACAACCACGGGCTTGCACTACGACTTAAGTAAAATTAATATTAATAAATCGATTCACGAACTGATTGATGACGGAAAAAAGATTCGTGACCGGATCTCATTTGACCAGCTGGGAAAATTTGTCCCGGTTAAGCGTAACGTGGTTGAAGGAATTTCTCACGTTGAAGAAAAGATGATCGGAGATTTAATGCCGCTGCGCCACAAGCGTCTGGCAGCCTCGGCCTTCGCATTTTTCCGCGGCACGGATGAATTGATGGCTTTCGACCTGTCGAAACAGACCTCCACCAATATTCCGGTGGTCATTTCCGGTGACGCTCATTTGGGGAACTTTGGTTTTTATGCGTCTCCTGAGCGAAAACTTCTGTTCGACCTCAACGACTTCGATGAATCCACCATTGGCTCATGGGACTGGGACCTCCGGCGCCTGCTTGTCAGCATTGTCCTCCAAGGAGAGCAGCTGGGACTAGCCAGCGACCAAATTAACGAGATTATGCAGGGAGCGGTTGAAACCTACCAGCAGATTCTCAGCCAATGTTTTGATGACCACTCGGCAATGGAACGCTACTACTTCTCCACAGAAGTTGAATCCTTCCTGCAGTCGGAGGACTCCGATCACAAACTACCAAAAGTTTGGCGCAAAATTCGAGATAGTGCCGAACAACGGAACTCTGATAAAGTGGTCAAAAAATTCACGACATTGGATTCCCGGGGACATCTTGTCTTTAAAGAAAACGCTCCACGAACCGTCCATGTCAGTGATCGCCGCTTCAACGAAATTCGCGAGCACTTGCGGAGTTACACCCGCTCGGTCAGCCCGGACGTCACCGTCCTCCTTTCACAATTTCATATCAGTGATATTGTCCGCCATAGCGTCGGTGTTGGTAGTTTTGGCACCCGGTGCTACCTGGTCTTGTTAACCGCGATTGACGGCAGCCACCTGGTTCTCCAAATCAAGGAGGCCTTGCAGACTCGGCGTTTTAGAGGTTTTGATGTGACGACCCCATTTAGCCAGAGCAAGCCGGATAATGGTGAGCGAATCGTCACCTGCCAGCAAATTTTACAGCGGGCGTCTGATCCACTGCTGGGCTTCTATCACAACGATGATACCGGCCGCAGCTTCTATGTCCGTCAGTTCTGGGACATGAAAGAATCGATTAACTTGGACAAATTAGACGCCGATGATTTTGCCACCTACGCTAAAATCTGTGGGCTCCTGCTGGCACGGGGCCACGCCCAAAGTCCGACCGCCGCGATTGTTCACGGATATGTCGGCACCAAGAAAAAACTAGTCTCCGCTTTAATTAACTGGGCAAATGAATATTCAAAACAGGTCCACGAGGATTACCAGGAATTTTTGGATTCGTTGGACGCGGATGAAACGAGGGAATAA